Genomic window (Thermodesulfobacteriota bacterium):
CGATAGAAGGGCAGAACGAGCTCGAAATAGAGAGAGAATTAAGTTTTTGGATCCGAATGACTACATTCCTCGAACGAACATCGAGGTGCAAGACGCAAGAGACGGGAAGTTCGTTGGTTCAGAGATTCCAAAAGATTTACAGCGACAGTGGATTCAGGGTACAGGCCCCGCTGCAAAACCAAACTCTCCGACCGGAAAAAGCATACGGAATGTCGCGTATGCATTACTCTCGGGCGCTGATGGCTGGATGTTTGATGGGGAAGATGCCTTGGGACAAATTACATCCATGTCGTTAGACAATCAAAGAAACCTAAAATTGGCAATACAAAAAGATCCAATTTTTTTGGAGGTGGCTGAGCAGGTTGCAAAGGAGATGAACGAATGGTCATCGGGATTTTTCGAGAGAGAGATCATAAAAGATTGGGAGAAGCAATTAAACTTTACGACAAAGATATTCCGCTGCCGGGGATTACATTTAGACGATAGACATATCCGTGATGAAAATGGTGTGGCCCTTTCAGCGTCAATCGTCGATATGACACTTTATGTTGTAAACAACTATAAGAATTTAATGAAATCGGGTTCCTCCATAGTATTGTATCTGCCTAAAATCCAGACTGCTGAGGAAGCGGCGCTTTGGAATGAAATGATGTCAGCTCTTGAACAATATCTTGACCTCCCTGTTGGCACAATCAAAGTCTATGTTCTTGTTGAACAACTTGAAGCAACATTTCAGTTGATGGAGATTAGGGCTGCTTTAGGCAAACATTTCGTTGGATTTAATACAGGAAGATGGGATTACATTAATAGCGTCGCTGATGCTATGGCCTGGGACATAGATTTTATGAATCCCAACATTGAATCCATTACAATGACCTATGGTTACATGAGAAATTACGAAGATAGGGTGCGGAGGGCTGTAAACACACCCGATATTAATGGGAATTTTGCGCTTTGGCAGGGTGGAATGGAGCCCAACATTCCTGTGGGTTCGAAAGAAGGCGTTACCAGCGGTATGAAGAAAGCAGTTGAGGGTGCCGTGCGTGAACAGAAAGAAGGTGCAAGTGGTAAATGGGTAGCACATTGGAGGATGGTTCATATTATTCGACCAGTTTGGGAAAAGGTTGGTGAGGACAACCAACTTGGTAGACCTTTCCCCCCTCTAACCTATACTCAGGAGGACTCAGATGGTCTGACGCTTCTTGAACCAGCACCCAGAACGATTAGGGGAGCTCGAAATCTTTTGAGCGTTGGTTTGCAATATGGAAATGCATTTGGTCAGGGATTTCAGGCAGCAGCGCTAAAGCCAGCTGACTTTTTCAGTAATGATGACATATTGTATCTGATGGAAGATATGGCCACAGGAGAAATTCGTCTCAGCATCTTGTGGGAATGGATTCACAAAAGTGCGAAACTAACCGAAGACGATTCGGAAACGGGGTTAAAAGCGGGAGACGTTTTTACAGTCGATATATTTTGGAGGTTGGTAGCAGAAGAATACGAAAAACTTCAAAATGCAAAAGATAAAGATGTTCACGACGATTCAAAGGGAACAACCTTACCGATCGCCAGGGAGATTGTTGAAACCTACGTTTTAGATGAAGTCAAAGCCCCCTGGTATATCGATTTATTGAATATTAATCTAAATAATCATGATTTATCTGAAGCTAAAAGGAGAATTAGACAGTATACGGAGACATTTAAAGAAGATGGCACCAGGATTACCGAGAATTTAGATTTTATCCCTACTAGAAAAACTGAAACCATTTCAGAAGACGAAATGGAATCATTTGAAAAAGAGGTTCTCGAGACCAAGAAATGGTTCAAGATCCCTCGCTTCAGAGGAATCACCCGCCTTTATTCAGCCCGTCAAGTTGTGCAGCAGCGTGGGACGATTGAAACTGATTACCCGATTGCAAGAAATGCATCTGAAGAATTCCATAGTCTTTTAAGGGAATTGTTCTCAAGACGAGAGCAGATTACAACATTTGGTCCATATTCTCCTGGGCAAGTAGTTATGCTGAAGCGGGCAGGTATAGCGGGGATTTACTTAGGGGGCTGGGCAACTTCTGCCAAAGGATCGACAACCGAGGATCCAGGTCCAGATTTAGCAAGTTACCCGCTCAGTCAGGTGCCGGATGAGGCAGCTACACTTGTTCGAGCCCTCCTTTCTGCAGATAAGAATCAGAAATTCATCAGATCCAGAATGACAGACAAGGAACGAAAGACCACTCCAAAATTTGATTACAGGCCTTTTATAATTGCAGATGCCGATACAGGACATGGGGGTGATGCTCATGTCAGAAACCTGATCAGGAGATTTGTAGAAGCGGGTGTCGCAGGTTACCACATCGAAGATCAAAAACCAGGCACAAAGAAATGTGGGCATCAGGGCGGTAAGGTTCTCGTACCTGTTGATGAACAAATCAAAAGGCTGAATGCCGCACGATTCCAACTTGATGTTATGAAGGTACCGGGAATCATTGTTGCTCGAACCGACGCTGAAGCAGCCGCATTACTAGATAAAAGAGGTGATGAACGGGATCATGCTTTTATTCTAGGTGCTACAAAAACAAATCTGCCTGGTTATAAGAATTGTTATCTTGCAATTTTGAAAATTTTTAATGAGAAGGGAATAAAAGATGTTAATGGTCACTTTCTATACAGAATATCCGATTTCGAATATGAAGAGGCGTACGAGTGGTTTAAGCAGGTGGGATTAATGTCATACATAGATGAAAACGTACAAGCTTTAAAGGATGGCAGGGAAAGGAGCATCACCAAGCCATTGGATAATGTTGCGACCAAGTTCGTCGAAACATGGGAAGTCGAATCAGGGCTTAAGACATTCGGGGAAGCAGTAGCAGATTTGATGGATTTTCAAATCGAAGAAGGAAGGCAACATGATTTGACAATTGACGAATGGCTAGAATTTGCTAAGAAGGTTTCATTTCATGAAGCCCGTGAAAAAGCCAGGTCAATGGGCATAGAAGCTTCGTGGGATTGTGAATTGTCTAGAACACCCGAGGGTTATTATCAGATCCAGGGTGGAGTCGAGTATGCGATAGCAAAATCACTTGCTGTAGCCCCTTTTGCTGACATCCTCTGGATGGAGACAAAAACGGCTGATTTAGCCGATGCGACAGAATTTGCGGAAGCTATCCACAGTGTATATCCAGATAAGATGTTGGCCTACAATTTGTCACCTTCATTTAATTGGGACACAACGGGAATGAGCGATGACGAAATGGTAAACTTCCCCAAAGAGTTGGGGAAGCTCGGGTTTGTCTTTAACTTCATCACATATGGAGGTCATCAAATAGACGGACTGGCGGCTGAAGAATTTGCAAGTGCTTTACTAGAAGATGGGATGCTTGCACTGGCCCGCTTACAACGAAAGTTCAGGTTACTCGATTCACCCTATAAGACACCTCAAACCTATGTTGGTGGACCTCGTGCCGATGGTGCCCTTATGGCTACTTCCGGACGCACCGCAACAACCAAGGCTATGGGAAAGGGATCCACACAGTATCAGCATTTGGTCCAGACAGAGGTTCCACCCAAACTTCTGGAAGGTTGGCTTGAGCATTGGGCGGAACACTATAAAATTGCAGGGGCCTTGCGCGTTGAACTACGGCCGCACAAAGCCGGCTCGGATTTATTGGAATTGACTATTCTAGATGAATCAAAAAATAAGATGGCTAATGCGGTGTTTGCATCAATACAGGATCTCAGAGGCAAGAATATTCTTTCTGTTAGAGATCAAAATACATTTAATGAGGATTTCCGTAAAAAGCGTTTAATGACATTAATCCATTTATTTTTGATTCATCGGTATAAGAGTGATTCGGTACATTATGTTAACCCCACCGATGATAATCAGAAGCAAACAAAGGGCATGAAAGCTTTAGGCATTTATGACGAGGTCAACACTGAAATAGGTGATATTATTGTAGCTGGAGTCAATACTGACCGCGTAAAAGAGCTGCTTAATCCTGACCTGATCGAACTAAAAAACCTTATTACAAAAAGATCAAAAGCGAAGAGACCGAAAATAAAGAAGAATTGAGAATCGTGCGGGCACCTTACAATGCATAGCGCAGCCGTTTGGCTTTTTATAAATGCGTAATAAATAAATGATATATTATTAAGTAAAAGGCAGATCTTTTTTTAAAGTTTTGAGAGTACTCGGAATTGGAGTTATCCCTTATTTCCCACACTCATTAGTTTCGTGTGAGTTTGCATAGTCGATTTGTGTCAACTACTAAATTGGTTATATCTGGTAAATGTATTTATTTTGGGGTCGTTATTTGGTTCATTCCTTCGATTTCCGCAAAGATACCTTATGAGTTAATTCGACCATTTGATATCATTTAATGATATTGCTAGCGATTTATAATATGTTGTAAATTTAATAAGTTAGCCTGAGTAAATACTGTTTAGAATGAATGTCAAGGAAATTTCAGTGAGTATGATTTTTAAAGTTTATAAAATATCTATAGGGTCTCTAAAGGTAAGAATTTCCACGGATTGATGCTACACTATTGAAATGTGACCATCTTTTCATTCATTATTTTCAGTTGAATATTTAGATTTATATTTTTTGAAAACCATGAATTCATTTCATTGGGTGAGGATATAGGAGTAAGATGTTCTGGAAAATATTTTTAGTTTTTTTACTAGTTGCCGCGAATGGATTTTTTGTCGCTGCCGAATTTGCTCTCGTAAAGCTTAGAATTCAAGAAATAAAAATCTTAGCGCGTAAGGGAAGTAAGACCGCTAAGCTTGTAGAGAAGATTGTTGCGAATTTAGATGCCTATCTATCGGCTTGTCAGCTTGGGATTACCCTTGCCAGTTTAGGTTTGGGTTGGGTTGGCGAACC
Coding sequences:
- a CDS encoding isocitrate lyase/phosphoenolpyruvate mutase family protein, producing MSIVRKTNNRSFKVISGYGKLEIRDDLENSYPDVYTPDVMTALASLARFNWDQKIVMAKRIDRRAERARNRERIKFLDPNDYIPRTNIEVQDARDGKFVGSEIPKDLQRQWIQGTGPAAKPNSPTGKSIRNVAYALLSGADGWMFDGEDALGQITSMSLDNQRNLKLAIQKDPIFLEVAEQVAKEMNEWSSGFFEREIIKDWEKQLNFTTKIFRCRGLHLDDRHIRDENGVALSASIVDMTLYVVNNYKNLMKSGSSIVLYLPKIQTAEEAALWNEMMSALEQYLDLPVGTIKVYVLVEQLEATFQLMEIRAALGKHFVGFNTGRWDYINSVADAMAWDIDFMNPNIESITMTYGYMRNYEDRVRRAVNTPDINGNFALWQGGMEPNIPVGSKEGVTSGMKKAVEGAVREQKEGASGKWVAHWRMVHIIRPVWEKVGEDNQLGRPFPPLTYTQEDSDGLTLLEPAPRTIRGARNLLSVGLQYGNAFGQGFQAAALKPADFFSNDDILYLMEDMATGEIRLSILWEWIHKSAKLTEDDSETGLKAGDVFTVDIFWRLVAEEYEKLQNAKDKDVHDDSKGTTLPIAREIVETYVLDEVKAPWYIDLLNINLNNHDLSEAKRRIRQYTETFKEDGTRITENLDFIPTRKTETISEDEMESFEKEVLETKKWFKIPRFRGITRLYSARQVVQQRGTIETDYPIARNASEEFHSLLRELFSRREQITTFGPYSPGQVVMLKRAGIAGIYLGGWATSAKGSTTEDPGPDLASYPLSQVPDEAATLVRALLSADKNQKFIRSRMTDKERKTTPKFDYRPFIIADADTGHGGDAHVRNLIRRFVEAGVAGYHIEDQKPGTKKCGHQGGKVLVPVDEQIKRLNAARFQLDVMKVPGIIVARTDAEAAALLDKRGDERDHAFILGATKTNLPGYKNCYLAILKIFNEKGIKDVNGHFLYRISDFEYEEAYEWFKQVGLMSYIDENVQALKDGRERSITKPLDNVATKFVETWEVESGLKTFGEAVADLMDFQIEEGRQHDLTIDEWLEFAKKVSFHEAREKARSMGIEASWDCELSRTPEGYYQIQGGVEYAIAKSLAVAPFADILWMETKTADLADATEFAEAIHSVYPDKMLAYNLSPSFNWDTTGMSDDEMVNFPKELGKLGFVFNFITYGGHQIDGLAAEEFASALLEDGMLALARLQRKFRLLDSPYKTPQTYVGGPRADGALMATSGRTATTKAMGKGSTQYQHLVQTEVPPKLLEGWLEHWAEHYKIAGALRVELRPHKAGSDLLELTILDESKNKMANAVFASIQDLRGKNILSVRDQNTFNEDFRKKRLMTLIHLFLIHRYKSDSVHYVNPTDDNQKQTKGMKALGIYDEVNTEIGDIIVAGVNTDRVKELLNPDLIELKNLITKRSKAKRPKIKKN